Proteins encoded together in one Bombus affinis isolate iyBomAffi1 chromosome 2, iyBomAffi1.2, whole genome shotgun sequence window:
- the LOC126925790 gene encoding uncharacterized protein LOC126925790 isoform X5: MDGINVNGGNADGAREDPNLEAGSVPNLQETQVKVDTSKMDGQDVNGDIRNSPKKGMEINVRRKLRKFKANSTSTIESDSTLNTKGRKRKLSEPDDLSSEESMEFNGFDIQGDNEVEPASHVLKKLIGIAEAEVAEAQLAKRFRYSIRKNFDMKKDDEDSDDNRMHDSERVLDIDKVKKEKESDKSETESLGMPNTVESETEVQKTDDTSHKSTNSSSATSSPATSIKSKGYRLLRGASPGSTGKQKVPSDISNPAFKEPFKYGWRRELVFRASNDSSLKRMADIYYYTPKGKKVRSFREVAEFLNTKELTIDNFTFLKEPIGPDDPEKEIIRDAKRMRGSGVSATPPRKSIGYKRGTPGKRVIEEPASVPAPVATKAATKSPKAASTGFKVKVSAKKTPHIKIKSPSQEREILPPQRTTSTRRSQLPVEKPPPPKPKRQLTPKVQEPCSIRCSTSMGLIPSLQCRVCLCLYHPECVGGIEFAGSDNYVCKNCQQDTNESHQSQTNPSLTPPPLIPISMLGAQNTKSKHQVNLSPPKLQRIPKSDNVDSQSRNATKVSKTPSATSHSPLNSDNKESSWFAQTENEFLQSHDGILPKPAQNIALMGGKRYIVVPKNNAMAVQPAITVKPDKIGDKPPILQDGTLTDISNAVDNSMSTKARTSITTKFVEKDAFDKSIDKDMSKDASHTGLPPSSIMEKTNETCNSNDRTDILTATKSQNDLSGTIDLAIESKKSENCNTVEKKSIVKNSNTTNTNNELFKVDTQYSVTSSLGTVKINSKRKQNRQDKEQQQHFMDSVCAGYHALLRIFQYLKVQELLRAARVCKMWRDLAAHPSLWKTVRMKNSQVTDWDGLADTLQRHGTQHLDLRKMLVAGESDSIWEKFLVVIPRVTSLVKLELCKCPVMVVEEVIRSCPQLEVLSAMSIKCDSLNLESVGNLKRCQELRLKAISGMSLKEDLTPLQELTQLTQLSLTSVKELGKKGINIIQALVNLETLELGECSDFPDKFGTTVLIKLQKLERLRLEKGQGSCCTFDILEGVSKLQNLSQMELVNFDVKNGFDKCLANCKNIKRLLIIPTYISQSATSNNMVLGGVTELSNNLTHFVWGVTLELLRVTELFIDQCNLIISKQITGDAIPVLKPVPCLKLIEDVEDENDNQKGDDKQEPNETNPQVDILPLPQLQKLLLTALPKTRVKILKIPFHATWRQSISDTATQ, translated from the exons ATGGACGGTATTAATGTGAATGGCGGGAATGCCGATGGGGCGCGCGAGGATCCTAACCTAGAAGCTGGTAGTGTTCCGAATCTACAAGAGACGCAAGTTAAAGTGGATACCTCTAAAATGGATGGGCAGGACGTGAACGGCGACATTAGGAACTCGCCGAAAAAGGGTATGGAAATCAATGTTAGAAGAAAGCTACGTAAGTTCAAGGCAAATTCAACTAGTACCATTGAAAGTGATTCAACATTAAATACAAAAGGACGCAAACGGAAGCTATCAGAGCCGGACGATCTTAGCTCAGAGGAGTCTATGGAATTCAATGGTTTTGATATACAGGGAGATAACGAAGTGGAGCCAGCAAGTCATGTCTTGAAGAAATTGATTGGTATTG CTGAAGCTGAAGTAGCAGAGGCACAATTGGCAAAACGATTTAGATATAGTATAAGGAAGAATTTTGATATGAAAAAAGATGATGAAGATTCGGATGATAACAGAATGCACGATAGTGAACGTGTATTAGATATAGATAAAgtaaagaaggaaaaggaatCTGATAAATCAGAAACAGAATCACTTGGAATGCCAAATACCGTTGAATCAGAAACAGAAGTACAAAAAACAGATGACACTTCCCATAAGTCAACAAATTCATCATCTGCAACCAGTAGTCCTGCAACATCAATAAAGTCTAAAGGTTATCGTTTATTACGTGGAGCTAGTCCAGGAAGTACTGGGAAACAAAAAGTACCAAGTGATATATCAAATCCAGCATTTAAAGAGCCTTTTAAGTATGGTTGGAGACGAGAATTGGTATTCAGAGCAAGTAATGACTCTAGTCTTAAAAGAATGGCTGATATCTATTATTATACACCAAAGGGCAAAAAGGTTAGAAGTTTCAGAGAAGTTGCAGAATTTC TTAATACGAAAGAGTTAACTATTGATAATTTTACTTTCCTGAAAGAACCAATTGGTCCTGATGATCCGGAAAAAGAGATTATTCGAGATGCAAAAAGAATGAGG GGGTCTGGAGTATCAGCTACTCCACCAAGAAAGAGTATAGGGTATAAGAGAGGTACACCTGGTAAAAGGGTTATAGAAGAACCTGCATCAGTGCCTGCTCCAGTGGCTACAAAAGCTGCTACCAAATCACCAAAAGCTGCATCAACAGGATTTAAGGTGAAAGTGTCTGCAAAGAAAACCCCACACATAA AAATAAAGTCACCTTCTCAAGAAAGGGAGATACTTCCACCTCAAAGAACAACAAGTACAAGAAGAAGTCAGCTACCTGTAGAAAAACCACCGCCTCCTAAACCAAAAAGACAATTAAC GCCCAAAGTTCAAGAACCATGCAGTATAAGATGCTCAACCAGTATGGGGTTGATACCAAGCTTACAATGTCGTGTGTGTCTCTGTTTATATCATCCTGAGTGTGTTGGTGGTATAGAGTTTGCAGGAAGTGACAATTATGTTTGCAAG AACTGTCAACAGGATACTAATGAATCTCATCAATCTCAAACGAATCCATCTTTGACACCTCCTCCACTGATACCAATCAGTATGCTAGGTGCACAAAATACAAAATCAAAACATCAAGTAAATCTAAGCCCTCCAAAGCTTCAACGAATACCCAAATCTGATAATGTAGATTCACAATCGCGGAACGCTACTAAAGTATCAAAAACACCTTCTGCAACATCACATTCTCCTTTAAATTCAGATAACAAAGAAAGCAGTTGGTTTGCTCAAACAGAAAACGAATTTTTACAAAGTCATGACGGAATTTTACCAAAACCAGCCCAAAATATTGCTCTAATGGGGGGGAAGAGATATATTGTTGTACCAAAAAATAATGCTATGGCTGTTCAGCCAGCTATAACTGTGAAACCTGATAAAATTGGTGATAAACCTCCTATACTTCAGGATGGTACACTTACAGATATATCAAACGCTGTTGACAATTCTATGTCCACAAAAGCACGTACTTCCATAACAACAAAATTTGTGGAAAAAGATGCTTTTGATAAATCAATTGATAAAGATATGTCAAAAGATGCATCACATACAGGACTTCCACCAAGTTCCATAATGGAGAAAACTAATGAAACGTGCAATAGTAATGATAGAACTGATATATTGACTGCAACTAAATCACAAAATGACTTATCTGGCACAATAGATCTTGCAATAGAAAGTAAGAAATCAGAAAATTGTAACACAGTTGAAAAGAAGAGTATAGTAAAGAATTCAAATACAACTAACACaaataatgaattatttaaaGTAGATACACAATATTCTGTGACAAGTAGTTTGGGCACTGTTAAAATAAACAGCAA AAGAAAACAAAATCGACAGGACAAAGAACAACAGCAGCATTTTATGGATTCAGTGTGTGCTGGTTATCATGCATTgctgcgcatatttcaataccTTAAGGTACAAGAATTACTTCGGGCTGCAAGAGTGTGTAAAATGTGGCGAGATTTGGCTGCGCATCCTTCTCTGTGGAAAACAGTACGAATGAAAAATAGTCAAGTAACAGATTGGGATGGCTTAGCAGATACATTACAGAGGCATGGTACTCAACATTTAGATCTTCGAAAAATGCTTGTAGCAGGTGAATCTGACAGCATTTGGGAGAAGTTTTTAGTAGTAATACCACGTGTAACTAGCCTTGTCAAACTAGAATTATGTAAATGTCCTGTGATGGTTGTTGAGGAAGTTATTAGAAGTTGCCCTCAGTTAGAAGTATTGAGTGCAATGTCGATAAAGTGTGACTCCTTAAATTTAGAGTCAGTTGGAAATCTTAAACGTTGCCAAGAATTAAGGCTTAAAGCAATCAGTGGTATGTCTTTAAAAGAAGATCTCACACCTCTACAAGAACTAACGCAACTAACACAGTTG AGCTTGACATCAGTTAAGGAACTTGGAAAGAAGGGAATCAATATAATACAAGCATTAGTTAATTTGGAAACTCTAGAGTTGGGTGAATGCTCAGATTTTCCAGATAAATTTGGTACTACAGTTTTAATAAAGTTACAAAAATTAGAACGTCTTAGGTTGGAAAAGGGTCAAGGTTCATgttgtacatttgacattttgGAAGGTGTATCTAAGTTACAAAACTTAAGCCAAATGGAACTGGTCAATTTTGATGTCAAAAATGGCTTTGACAAATGTCTCGCAAACTGCAAGAATATTAAAAGGCTGTTAATTATTCCAACGTACATATCTCAATCAGCAACGTCTAACAATATGGTGCTTGGAGGTGTTACTGAACTATCAAATAATTTGACGCATTTCGTATGGGGCGTTACACTTGAGTTACTTAGGGTTACAGAATTATTTATTGATCAATGTAATCTAATAATAAGTAAACAGATCACTGGCGATGCGATACCAGTACTAAAACCGGTACCCTGTCTAAAGTTAATTGAGGATGTTGAAGATGAAAATGACAATCAAAAAG gtGATGACAAACAGGAACCAAATGAAACAAATCCTCAAGTGGATATATTACCATTACCACAACTCCAAAAACTTTTATTAACCGCCTTGCCTAAAACGAGGGTTAAAATCTTGAAGATTCCTTTCCATGCTACGTGGCGACAAAGCATTTCAGATACTGCTACACAatag
- the LOC126925790 gene encoding uncharacterized protein LOC126925790 isoform X10 — protein MDGINVNGGNADGAREDPNLEAGSVPNLQETQVKVDTSKMDGQDVNGDIRNSPKKGMEINVRRKLRKFKANSTSTIESDSTLNTKGRKRKLSEPDDLSSEESMEFNGFDIQGDNEVEPASHVLKKLIAEAEVAEAQLAKRFRYSIRKNFDMKKDDEDSDDNRMHDSERVLDIDKVKKEKESDKSETESLGMPNTVESETEVQKTDDTSHKSTNSSSATSSPATSIKSKGYRLLRGASPGSTGKQKVPSDISNPAFKEPFKYGWRRELVFRASNDSSLKRMADIYYYTPKGKKVRSFREVAEFLNTKELTIDNFTFLKEPIGPDDPEKEIIRDAKRMRGSGVSATPPRKSIGYKRGTPGKRVIEEPASVPAPVATKAATKSPKAASTGFKVKVSAKKTPHIKIKSPSQEREILPPQRTTSTRRSQLPVEKPPPPKPKRQLTPKVQEPCSIRCSTSMGLIPSLQCRVCLCLYHPECVGGIEFAGSDNYVCKNCQQDTNESHQSQTNPSLTPPPLIPISMLGAQNTKSKHQVNLSPPKLQRIPKSDNVDSQSRNATKVSKTPSATSHSPLNSDNKESSWFAQTENEFLQSHDGILPKPAQNIALMGGKRYIVVPKNNAMAVQPAITVKPDKIGDKPPILQDGTLTDISNAVDNSMSTKARTSITTKFVEKDAFDKSIDKDMSKDASHTGLPPSSIMEKTNETCNSNDRTDILTATKSQNDLSGTIDLAIESKKSENCNTVEKKSIVKNSNTTNTNNELFKVDTQYSVTSSLGTVKINSKRKQNRQDKEQQQHFMDSVCAGYHALLRIFQYLKVQELLRAARVCKMWRDLAAHPSLWKTVRMKNSQVTDWDGLADTLQRHGTQHLDLRKMLVAGESDSIWEKFLVVIPRVTSLVKLELCKCPVMVVEEVIRSCPQLEVLSAMSIKCDSLNLESVGNLKRCQELRLKAISGMSLKEDLTPLQELTQLTQLSLTSVKELGKKGINIIQALVNLETLELGECSDFPDKFGTTVLIKLQKLERLRLEKGQGSCCTFDILEGVSKLQNLSQMELVNFDVKNGFDKCLANCKNIKRLLIIPTYISQSATSNNMVLGGVTELSNNLTHFVWGVTLELLRVTELFIDQCNLIISKQITGDAIPVLKPVPCLKLIEDVEDENDNQKGDDKQEPNETNPQVDILPLPQLQKLLLTALPKTRVKILKIPFHATWRQSISDTATQ, from the exons ATGGACGGTATTAATGTGAATGGCGGGAATGCCGATGGGGCGCGCGAGGATCCTAACCTAGAAGCTGGTAGTGTTCCGAATCTACAAGAGACGCAAGTTAAAGTGGATACCTCTAAAATGGATGGGCAGGACGTGAACGGCGACATTAGGAACTCGCCGAAAAAGGGTATGGAAATCAATGTTAGAAGAAAGCTACGTAAGTTCAAGGCAAATTCAACTAGTACCATTGAAAGTGATTCAACATTAAATACAAAAGGACGCAAACGGAAGCTATCAGAGCCGGACGATCTTAGCTCAGAGGAGTCTATGGAATTCAATGGTTTTGATATACAGGGAGATAACGAAGTGGAGCCAGCAAGTCATGTCTTGAAGAAATTGATTG CTGAAGCTGAAGTAGCAGAGGCACAATTGGCAAAACGATTTAGATATAGTATAAGGAAGAATTTTGATATGAAAAAAGATGATGAAGATTCGGATGATAACAGAATGCACGATAGTGAACGTGTATTAGATATAGATAAAgtaaagaaggaaaaggaatCTGATAAATCAGAAACAGAATCACTTGGAATGCCAAATACCGTTGAATCAGAAACAGAAGTACAAAAAACAGATGACACTTCCCATAAGTCAACAAATTCATCATCTGCAACCAGTAGTCCTGCAACATCAATAAAGTCTAAAGGTTATCGTTTATTACGTGGAGCTAGTCCAGGAAGTACTGGGAAACAAAAAGTACCAAGTGATATATCAAATCCAGCATTTAAAGAGCCTTTTAAGTATGGTTGGAGACGAGAATTGGTATTCAGAGCAAGTAATGACTCTAGTCTTAAAAGAATGGCTGATATCTATTATTATACACCAAAGGGCAAAAAGGTTAGAAGTTTCAGAGAAGTTGCAGAATTTC TTAATACGAAAGAGTTAACTATTGATAATTTTACTTTCCTGAAAGAACCAATTGGTCCTGATGATCCGGAAAAAGAGATTATTCGAGATGCAAAAAGAATGAGG GGGTCTGGAGTATCAGCTACTCCACCAAGAAAGAGTATAGGGTATAAGAGAGGTACACCTGGTAAAAGGGTTATAGAAGAACCTGCATCAGTGCCTGCTCCAGTGGCTACAAAAGCTGCTACCAAATCACCAAAAGCTGCATCAACAGGATTTAAGGTGAAAGTGTCTGCAAAGAAAACCCCACACATAA AAATAAAGTCACCTTCTCAAGAAAGGGAGATACTTCCACCTCAAAGAACAACAAGTACAAGAAGAAGTCAGCTACCTGTAGAAAAACCACCGCCTCCTAAACCAAAAAGACAATTAAC GCCCAAAGTTCAAGAACCATGCAGTATAAGATGCTCAACCAGTATGGGGTTGATACCAAGCTTACAATGTCGTGTGTGTCTCTGTTTATATCATCCTGAGTGTGTTGGTGGTATAGAGTTTGCAGGAAGTGACAATTATGTTTGCAAG AACTGTCAACAGGATACTAATGAATCTCATCAATCTCAAACGAATCCATCTTTGACACCTCCTCCACTGATACCAATCAGTATGCTAGGTGCACAAAATACAAAATCAAAACATCAAGTAAATCTAAGCCCTCCAAAGCTTCAACGAATACCCAAATCTGATAATGTAGATTCACAATCGCGGAACGCTACTAAAGTATCAAAAACACCTTCTGCAACATCACATTCTCCTTTAAATTCAGATAACAAAGAAAGCAGTTGGTTTGCTCAAACAGAAAACGAATTTTTACAAAGTCATGACGGAATTTTACCAAAACCAGCCCAAAATATTGCTCTAATGGGGGGGAAGAGATATATTGTTGTACCAAAAAATAATGCTATGGCTGTTCAGCCAGCTATAACTGTGAAACCTGATAAAATTGGTGATAAACCTCCTATACTTCAGGATGGTACACTTACAGATATATCAAACGCTGTTGACAATTCTATGTCCACAAAAGCACGTACTTCCATAACAACAAAATTTGTGGAAAAAGATGCTTTTGATAAATCAATTGATAAAGATATGTCAAAAGATGCATCACATACAGGACTTCCACCAAGTTCCATAATGGAGAAAACTAATGAAACGTGCAATAGTAATGATAGAACTGATATATTGACTGCAACTAAATCACAAAATGACTTATCTGGCACAATAGATCTTGCAATAGAAAGTAAGAAATCAGAAAATTGTAACACAGTTGAAAAGAAGAGTATAGTAAAGAATTCAAATACAACTAACACaaataatgaattatttaaaGTAGATACACAATATTCTGTGACAAGTAGTTTGGGCACTGTTAAAATAAACAGCAA AAGAAAACAAAATCGACAGGACAAAGAACAACAGCAGCATTTTATGGATTCAGTGTGTGCTGGTTATCATGCATTgctgcgcatatttcaataccTTAAGGTACAAGAATTACTTCGGGCTGCAAGAGTGTGTAAAATGTGGCGAGATTTGGCTGCGCATCCTTCTCTGTGGAAAACAGTACGAATGAAAAATAGTCAAGTAACAGATTGGGATGGCTTAGCAGATACATTACAGAGGCATGGTACTCAACATTTAGATCTTCGAAAAATGCTTGTAGCAGGTGAATCTGACAGCATTTGGGAGAAGTTTTTAGTAGTAATACCACGTGTAACTAGCCTTGTCAAACTAGAATTATGTAAATGTCCTGTGATGGTTGTTGAGGAAGTTATTAGAAGTTGCCCTCAGTTAGAAGTATTGAGTGCAATGTCGATAAAGTGTGACTCCTTAAATTTAGAGTCAGTTGGAAATCTTAAACGTTGCCAAGAATTAAGGCTTAAAGCAATCAGTGGTATGTCTTTAAAAGAAGATCTCACACCTCTACAAGAACTAACGCAACTAACACAGTTG AGCTTGACATCAGTTAAGGAACTTGGAAAGAAGGGAATCAATATAATACAAGCATTAGTTAATTTGGAAACTCTAGAGTTGGGTGAATGCTCAGATTTTCCAGATAAATTTGGTACTACAGTTTTAATAAAGTTACAAAAATTAGAACGTCTTAGGTTGGAAAAGGGTCAAGGTTCATgttgtacatttgacattttgGAAGGTGTATCTAAGTTACAAAACTTAAGCCAAATGGAACTGGTCAATTTTGATGTCAAAAATGGCTTTGACAAATGTCTCGCAAACTGCAAGAATATTAAAAGGCTGTTAATTATTCCAACGTACATATCTCAATCAGCAACGTCTAACAATATGGTGCTTGGAGGTGTTACTGAACTATCAAATAATTTGACGCATTTCGTATGGGGCGTTACACTTGAGTTACTTAGGGTTACAGAATTATTTATTGATCAATGTAATCTAATAATAAGTAAACAGATCACTGGCGATGCGATACCAGTACTAAAACCGGTACCCTGTCTAAAGTTAATTGAGGATGTTGAAGATGAAAATGACAATCAAAAAG gtGATGACAAACAGGAACCAAATGAAACAAATCCTCAAGTGGATATATTACCATTACCACAACTCCAAAAACTTTTATTAACCGCCTTGCCTAAAACGAGGGTTAAAATCTTGAAGATTCCTTTCCATGCTACGTGGCGACAAAGCATTTCAGATACTGCTACACAatag
- the LOC126925790 gene encoding uncharacterized protein LOC126925790 isoform X3 encodes MDGINVNGGNADGAREDPNLEAGSVPNLQETQVKVDTSKMDGQDVNGDIRNSPKKGMEINVRRKLRKFKANSTSTIESDSTLNTKGRKRKLSEPDDLSSEESMEFNGFDIQGDNEVEPASHVLKKLIGIAEAEVAEAQLAKRFRYSIRKNFDMKKDDEDSDDNRMHDSERVLDIDKVKKEKESDKSETESLGMPNTVESETEVQKTDDTSHKSTNSSSATSSPATSIKSKGYRLLRGASPGSTGKQKVPSDISNPAFKEPFKYGWRRELVFRASNDSSLKRMADIYYYTPKGKKVRSFREVAEFLNTKELTIDNFTFLKEPIGPDDPEKEIIRDAKRMRGSGVSATPPRKSIGYKRGTPGKRVIEEPASVPAPVATKAATKSPKAASTGFKVKVSAKKTPHITEIKSPSQEREILPPQRTTSTRRSQLPVEKPPPPKPKRQLTPKVQEPCSIRCSTSMGLIPSLQCRVCLCLYHPECVGGIEFAGSDNYVCKNCQQDTNESHQSQTNPSLTPPPLIPISMLGAQNTKSKHQVNLSPPKLQRIPKSDNVDSQSRNATKVSKTPSATSHSPLNSDNKESSWFAQTENEFLQSHDGILPKPAQNIALMGGKRYIVVPKNNAMAVQPAITVKPDKIGDKPPILQDGTLTDISNAVDNSMSTKARTSITTKFVEKDAFDKSIDKDMSKDASHTGLPPSSIMEKTNETCNSNDRTDILTATKSQNDLSGTIDLAIESKKSENCNTVEKKSIVKNSNTTNTNNELFKVDTQYSVTSSLGTVKINSKRKQNRQDKEQQQHFMDSVCAGYHALLRIFQYLKVQELLRAARVCKMWRDLAAHPSLWKTVRMKNSQVTDWDGLADTLQRHGTQHLDLRKMLVAGESDSIWEKFLVVIPRVTSLVKLELCKCPVMVVEEVIRSCPQLEVLSAMSIKCDSLNLESVGNLKRCQELRLKAISGMSLKEDLTPLQELTQLTQLSLTSVKELGKKGINIIQALVNLETLELGECSDFPDKFGTTVLIKLQKLERLRLEKGQGSCCTFDILEGVSKLQNLSQMELVNFDVKNGFDKCLANCKNIKRLLIIPTYISQSATSNNMVLGGVTELSNNLTHFVWGVTLELLRVTELFIDQCNLIISKQITGDAIPVLKPVPCLKLIEDVEDENDNQKGDDKQEPNETNPQVDILPLPQLQKLLLTALPKTRVKILKIPFHATWRQSISDTATQ; translated from the exons ATGGACGGTATTAATGTGAATGGCGGGAATGCCGATGGGGCGCGCGAGGATCCTAACCTAGAAGCTGGTAGTGTTCCGAATCTACAAGAGACGCAAGTTAAAGTGGATACCTCTAAAATGGATGGGCAGGACGTGAACGGCGACATTAGGAACTCGCCGAAAAAGGGTATGGAAATCAATGTTAGAAGAAAGCTACGTAAGTTCAAGGCAAATTCAACTAGTACCATTGAAAGTGATTCAACATTAAATACAAAAGGACGCAAACGGAAGCTATCAGAGCCGGACGATCTTAGCTCAGAGGAGTCTATGGAATTCAATGGTTTTGATATACAGGGAGATAACGAAGTGGAGCCAGCAAGTCATGTCTTGAAGAAATTGATTGGTATTG CTGAAGCTGAAGTAGCAGAGGCACAATTGGCAAAACGATTTAGATATAGTATAAGGAAGAATTTTGATATGAAAAAAGATGATGAAGATTCGGATGATAACAGAATGCACGATAGTGAACGTGTATTAGATATAGATAAAgtaaagaaggaaaaggaatCTGATAAATCAGAAACAGAATCACTTGGAATGCCAAATACCGTTGAATCAGAAACAGAAGTACAAAAAACAGATGACACTTCCCATAAGTCAACAAATTCATCATCTGCAACCAGTAGTCCTGCAACATCAATAAAGTCTAAAGGTTATCGTTTATTACGTGGAGCTAGTCCAGGAAGTACTGGGAAACAAAAAGTACCAAGTGATATATCAAATCCAGCATTTAAAGAGCCTTTTAAGTATGGTTGGAGACGAGAATTGGTATTCAGAGCAAGTAATGACTCTAGTCTTAAAAGAATGGCTGATATCTATTATTATACACCAAAGGGCAAAAAGGTTAGAAGTTTCAGAGAAGTTGCAGAATTTC TTAATACGAAAGAGTTAACTATTGATAATTTTACTTTCCTGAAAGAACCAATTGGTCCTGATGATCCGGAAAAAGAGATTATTCGAGATGCAAAAAGAATGAGG GGGTCTGGAGTATCAGCTACTCCACCAAGAAAGAGTATAGGGTATAAGAGAGGTACACCTGGTAAAAGGGTTATAGAAGAACCTGCATCAGTGCCTGCTCCAGTGGCTACAAAAGCTGCTACCAAATCACCAAAAGCTGCATCAACAGGATTTAAGGTGAAAGTGTCTGCAAAGAAAACCCCACACATAA CAGAAATAAAGTCACCTTCTCAAGAAAGGGAGATACTTCCACCTCAAAGAACAACAAGTACAAGAAGAAGTCAGCTACCTGTAGAAAAACCACCGCCTCCTAAACCAAAAAGACAATTAAC GCCCAAAGTTCAAGAACCATGCAGTATAAGATGCTCAACCAGTATGGGGTTGATACCAAGCTTACAATGTCGTGTGTGTCTCTGTTTATATCATCCTGAGTGTGTTGGTGGTATAGAGTTTGCAGGAAGTGACAATTATGTTTGCAAG AACTGTCAACAGGATACTAATGAATCTCATCAATCTCAAACGAATCCATCTTTGACACCTCCTCCACTGATACCAATCAGTATGCTAGGTGCACAAAATACAAAATCAAAACATCAAGTAAATCTAAGCCCTCCAAAGCTTCAACGAATACCCAAATCTGATAATGTAGATTCACAATCGCGGAACGCTACTAAAGTATCAAAAACACCTTCTGCAACATCACATTCTCCTTTAAATTCAGATAACAAAGAAAGCAGTTGGTTTGCTCAAACAGAAAACGAATTTTTACAAAGTCATGACGGAATTTTACCAAAACCAGCCCAAAATATTGCTCTAATGGGGGGGAAGAGATATATTGTTGTACCAAAAAATAATGCTATGGCTGTTCAGCCAGCTATAACTGTGAAACCTGATAAAATTGGTGATAAACCTCCTATACTTCAGGATGGTACACTTACAGATATATCAAACGCTGTTGACAATTCTATGTCCACAAAAGCACGTACTTCCATAACAACAAAATTTGTGGAAAAAGATGCTTTTGATAAATCAATTGATAAAGATATGTCAAAAGATGCATCACATACAGGACTTCCACCAAGTTCCATAATGGAGAAAACTAATGAAACGTGCAATAGTAATGATAGAACTGATATATTGACTGCAACTAAATCACAAAATGACTTATCTGGCACAATAGATCTTGCAATAGAAAGTAAGAAATCAGAAAATTGTAACACAGTTGAAAAGAAGAGTATAGTAAAGAATTCAAATACAACTAACACaaataatgaattatttaaaGTAGATACACAATATTCTGTGACAAGTAGTTTGGGCACTGTTAAAATAAACAGCAA AAGAAAACAAAATCGACAGGACAAAGAACAACAGCAGCATTTTATGGATTCAGTGTGTGCTGGTTATCATGCATTgctgcgcatatttcaataccTTAAGGTACAAGAATTACTTCGGGCTGCAAGAGTGTGTAAAATGTGGCGAGATTTGGCTGCGCATCCTTCTCTGTGGAAAACAGTACGAATGAAAAATAGTCAAGTAACAGATTGGGATGGCTTAGCAGATACATTACAGAGGCATGGTACTCAACATTTAGATCTTCGAAAAATGCTTGTAGCAGGTGAATCTGACAGCATTTGGGAGAAGTTTTTAGTAGTAATACCACGTGTAACTAGCCTTGTCAAACTAGAATTATGTAAATGTCCTGTGATGGTTGTTGAGGAAGTTATTAGAAGTTGCCCTCAGTTAGAAGTATTGAGTGCAATGTCGATAAAGTGTGACTCCTTAAATTTAGAGTCAGTTGGAAATCTTAAACGTTGCCAAGAATTAAGGCTTAAAGCAATCAGTGGTATGTCTTTAAAAGAAGATCTCACACCTCTACAAGAACTAACGCAACTAACACAGTTG AGCTTGACATCAGTTAAGGAACTTGGAAAGAAGGGAATCAATATAATACAAGCATTAGTTAATTTGGAAACTCTAGAGTTGGGTGAATGCTCAGATTTTCCAGATAAATTTGGTACTACAGTTTTAATAAAGTTACAAAAATTAGAACGTCTTAGGTTGGAAAAGGGTCAAGGTTCATgttgtacatttgacattttgGAAGGTGTATCTAAGTTACAAAACTTAAGCCAAATGGAACTGGTCAATTTTGATGTCAAAAATGGCTTTGACAAATGTCTCGCAAACTGCAAGAATATTAAAAGGCTGTTAATTATTCCAACGTACATATCTCAATCAGCAACGTCTAACAATATGGTGCTTGGAGGTGTTACTGAACTATCAAATAATTTGACGCATTTCGTATGGGGCGTTACACTTGAGTTACTTAGGGTTACAGAATTATTTATTGATCAATGTAATCTAATAATAAGTAAACAGATCACTGGCGATGCGATACCAGTACTAAAACCGGTACCCTGTCTAAAGTTAATTGAGGATGTTGAAGATGAAAATGACAATCAAAAAG gtGATGACAAACAGGAACCAAATGAAACAAATCCTCAAGTGGATATATTACCATTACCACAACTCCAAAAACTTTTATTAACCGCCTTGCCTAAAACGAGGGTTAAAATCTTGAAGATTCCTTTCCATGCTACGTGGCGACAAAGCATTTCAGATACTGCTACACAatag